The following coding sequences lie in one Aspergillus luchuensis IFO 4308 DNA, chromosome 8, nearly complete sequence genomic window:
- a CDS encoding ankyrin repeat protein (COG:S;~EggNog:ENOG410PKZN;~InterPro:IPR002110,IPR020683,IPR036770;~PFAM:PF00023,PF12796;~go_function: GO:0005515 - protein binding [Evidence IEA]), with product MAATFTLPILPAKHRDLPSWIQNHPNTPLEQIIAPYNDYDAVARKLFAQEGTHPALQDNHLNIVPLYDSNGSSDIRVRARDLSSEPSMVKEQYIMPLKEENRRPNGSPAVVPTLDEFRKNFNVFSEGALSDMDWSNVVVAGSAVVTCLLPVPEKYRDSKRSLREYYHEKIAPASDVDMFLYGLDEAQAIEKIKQIEDKVKNAILYETTTVRTKNAITIVSQYPTRHVQIVLRIYKSISEILTGFDVDCSCAAFDGKQVFVSPRALASYITQINTIDLSRRSPSYENRLSKYSHRGFEIYWPQLDRSQVDPTIFERSFSRTVGLARLLVLERLPKSSDRESYIEQRRRERGRPAPRSNRWKQSGNIKDDWVDEIPDWEEGEEISDYHTFTIPYGPRFKARKVEKLVYTKDLLLNAEWNKPKDREVNLHRHPAFFGNVVDVIGDCCGCCPEPVTPEEKEIAEKESRIYISGGISFIRDNPGRQEIGSFNPITETDWTEMAYIGNTERLCHAIVECDIEGVKACLTEEKINPNDRDHTGRTPLQLACLTSTSDIVQCLVDHGARMISRLADGRTALHLAAARGDLEMVRVLLHKSKQNETEQARLEKQPDEGSDECQQEPDTSESESVNSESFVHVRKESDKMDGMDLAMAENEQEPDIYDINVVAWDVPTSALHLAILHGHIEVAQELVTSFGADLALPVKLLYPYQPRARAAILCLVLALRLPIEKSIAMTQKLLQLGALPTQADMSSVTPLHYAVACDFTDSSEILQTYFHQNRSATVKAMNFLSSFSNPWNVKPHSTLTLALTVRNDKAANKLIEAGATPQIDFKSFVNPGQAIYGAIKTNSSDRNKAIFRHDFTQPIILAVQKDLPVIADRLLRSDGVDPNTLTPDGYRVLDSEYMRNYTVGKTLLDCVRDKIRSLGNYHGEKLGVSPPCQLVKPDHCLNGLQPDTYHRWTVERAVRQAKAQYAKDQERYNLAVYANDRREGVKEKTLEVRATLDAYKALEKVLVEKGAKSFYDIYPDFENPWKKRKTGDKSDSDSKHQEPEPFKVETKFCVPDLTDEKKQRYFDLFEASWRGDLDTIKALTLVTSDDENKPGPLQIAVWDKENFSPFSIAVLRGHLNVAKAILEIVQAQFKREDSDARERFEMDIDALHDGEEDCIYREIVDDRFTIENIGEVATQVECPISPLQMFSRYCPAHKFLDKESETENYIDLVQYAVGQDNVDLLVFLLQLGRELTERDKTVEPGVHNFGARAFPIAIRKGHLGCLEAIVKYTGTGLPVDNLLQKCGIDVKEKPKYYQGLTIRGKKRADWAAAGRGLPISPEDQETPLLTAAHSGSMASVEWFLSPDSARAYVEFIETNKQVDKLRLLSQSVEDLERPVLNWLQGKNNYLLHCAVLSKPTPESCQLVESLAKRLPQFMETKSAAGHTPLALAFSLGNSDFANILIRAGANQTVRDRHGNNLIHLMLCDINGNARKEPGNVERLLSLLDPRLIPSLLTERSSDDPGSLTPLARWMHKSYQAWSRASSGWESDRGQETEDQLAIIRCFLEFAQSTGQKHLDMFDGTGNTPVHEAVKHQCPRIFEAMIGYRPDLLHRENATGSTPLELATDNWVSEATSNPPQILSDRGQYEPEHTQSACILDRKPESYLPGYPDRPESERQTLYRLACERARTQSRKRKLVSLNEANEVAKRLATRQTRAASTTEESDIVSRWYH from the exons ATGGCGGCTACCTTTACCCTGCCAATACTGCCCGCAAAACATCGGGACCTGCCGAGCTGGATCCAGAATCATCCAAACACTCCTCTCGAGCAGATTATCGCGCCATACAATGACTACGATGCGGTGGCACGCAAATTATTTGCCCAAGAGGGCACCCACCCAGCCCTGCAGGATAACCACCTTAACATCGTGCCTCTCTACGACTCTAATGGCAGTTCGGACATCCGTGTACGGGCTCGAGACCTATCTTCGGAGCCCTCTATGGTTAAAGAACAGTATATCATGCcattgaaggaagaaaatcGGCGTCCCAATGGCTCACCGGCAGTGGTGCCAACCTTAGACGAGTTCCGAAAGAACTTTAACGTCTTCTCCGAGGGTGCATTGAGCGACATGGACTGGAGCAACGTTGTGGTCGCAGGAAGCGCAGTAGTCACTTGCCTGCTCCCCGTTCCCGAAAAGTATCGGGATTCGAAGCGGTCATTGCGAGAGTACTATCATGAAAAGATTGCACCGGCCTCGGATGTGGATATGTTCCTTTACGGCTTAGACGAAGCGCAGGCAATTGAGAAAATCAAGCAGATTGAGGATAAGGTCAAGAACGCGATTCTCTACGAAACAACCACAGTGCGAACAAAAAACGCCATCACGATCGTTTCGCAATATCCCACCCGCCATGTGCAGATAGTGCTTCGCATATACAAATCTATCTCTGAGATATTGACTGGGTTTGATGTCGATTGTTCCTGTGCTGCTTTCGATGGGAAGCAAGTCTTTGTCTCCCCACGTGCTTTGGCTTCATATATCACCCAAATCAATACGATTGATTTGTCTAGGCGCTCGCCTTCTTATGAGAACCGCCTCTCAAAGTACTCTCATCGCGGCTTCGAAATCTACTGGCCACAGCTGGATAGGTCCCAAGTAGATCCG ACAATCTTCGAGCGGAGCTTTAGTAGGACAGTGGGCCTGGCACGCCTCCTGGTGCTGGAGAGACTGCCAAAGTCGTCAGATCGAGAGTCTTATATAGAGCAGAGACGACGGGAACGTGGACGACCAGCCCCAAGGTCGAATAGGTGGAAGCAGTCCGGCAACATCAAGGATGACTGGGTAGATGAGATCCCCGactgggaagagggagaggagatttCTGACTACCATACCTTT ACGATTCCTTACGGCCCCAGATTCAAAGCTCGAAAAGTCGAGAAGCTTGTTTATACGAAGGACCTCTTGCTTAATGCAGAGTGGAACAAGCCCAAAGACAGAGAAGTTAACCTCCACCGACATCCGGCATTCTTTGGCAATGTTGTGGATGTCATCGGAGActgctgtggctgttgtCCGGAGCCGGTCACTcctgaagaaaaagaaatagccgagaaagaaagcagaatCTATATTTCTGGTGGGATCTCCTTCATCAGAGACAACCCAGGGCGTCAAGAGATTGGTAGCTTCAACCCGATTACAGAGACGGATTGGACTG AAATGGCTTATATCGGTAACACGGAGCGGCTGTGCCATGCGATTGTGGAATGCGACATCGAAGGCGTTAAAGCATGTCtcacagaagaaaagataaacCCTAACGATCGTGACCATACTGGCAGGACTCCATTGCAATTGGCTTGCTTGACCTCCACAAGCGACATCGTGCAATGCCTTGTCGACCATGGTGCAAGAATGATCTCCCGTCTGGCCGACGGCCGCACAGCCCTGCatttggctgctgctcgaGGTGACCTGGAGATGGTCAGAGTACTCTTGCATAAGAGCAAGCAGAACGAGACAGAACAGGCTCGGCTCGAAAAGCAGCCGGATGAGGGTAGCGATGAGTGTCAGCAGGAGCCCGACACTAGTGAAAGCGAAAGCGTCAATTCTGAATCGTTCGTTCATGTCAGGAAAGAGTCTGATAAAATGGATGGCATGGATTTGGCCATGGCTGAAAACGAGCAAGAACCAGATATATATGACATCAATGTAGTCGCCTGGGATGTTCCCACATCAGCGCTTCATCTTGCCATTCTACATGGTCACATTGAGGTGGCTCAGGAGCTGGTTACCTCGTTTGGAGCTGATTTGGCGCTTCCGGTCAAGCTGCTCTACCCTTACCAACCTAGGGCGCGAGCGGCCATCTTGTGCCTTGTCCTGGCTCTTCGGCTGCCTATCGAAAAGTCAATTGCAATGACACAGAAGCTACTGCAGCTTGGGGCACTTCCAACACAGGCAGACATGAGCAGTGTAACTCCACTGCACTACGCCGTTGCTTGTGATTTCACCGATTCTTCTGAAATCCTCCAAACCTATTTCCATCAAAATCGTTCGGCAACAGTGAAAGCGATGaatttcctctcctccttttctAATCCCTGGAATGTCAAGCCTCATTCTACACTCACGTTAGCCCTTACTGTGAGAAATGACAAGGCTGCAAACAAGCTGATTGAAGCTGGCGCAACGCCTCAGATTGATTTTAAGTCATTTGTGAATCCCGGTCAGGCTATTTATGGAGCGATCAAAACAAACTCATCTGACAGAAACAAAGCTATCTTTCGGCATGACTTTACCCAACCTATCATCCTCGCAGTCCAGAAAGATCTACCGGTAATTGCTGACAGGCTGCTCCGCAGCGATGGCGTCGACCCAAATACTCTCACACCTGATGGGTATAGAGTACTGGACAGCGAGTATATGCGAAACTATACCGTGGGCAAGACTTTACTCGATTGTGTCCGAGATAAAATCAGATCATTGGGCAACTACCACGGCGAGAAGTTGGGCgtctctcctccttgccAACTAGTGAAACCTGATCACTGTCTGAACGGGCTACAGCCCGATACATACCATCGTTGGACTGTAGAAAGGGCAGTACGCCAAGCAAAGGCACAGTATGCAAAGGATCAAGAAAGGTATAATTTGGCAGTCTATGCGAATGATAGGCGCGAAGGTGTGAAAGAGAAGACCTTGGAAGTTCGAGCTACTCTGGACGCTTATAAGGCATTGGAAAAGGTATTGGTGGAAAAGGGTGCAAAGTCTTTCTACGACATCTATCCAGACTTTGAGAAtccctggaagaagagaaagacaggAGACAAGAGCGACTCTGACTCCAAGCATCAAGAACCGGAGCCTTTCAAGGTCGAAACAAAATTCTGCGTACCAGACCTTACCGATGAAAAGAAGCAGAGATATTTTGACCT TTTCGAGGCTTCTTGGCGCGGCGACCTTGATACTATCAAGGCGCTCACGCTAGTTACATCTGATGATGAAAACAAACCGGGTCCATTGCAGATTGCTGTGTGGGACAAGGAAAATTTCTCGCCATTTTCCATTGCGGTACTCCGTGGACACCTCAATGTGGCAAAGGCTATCCTTGAGATAGTGCAAGCCCAGTTCAAACGTGAGGATTCTGATGCTCGTGAAAGATTTGAGATGGACATCGATGCTCTCCAtgacggtgaagaagattgcATATATAGGGAGATTGTTGATGACAGGTTCACCATTGAGAACATAGGAGAGGTAGCCACGCAAGTGGAATGTCCGATATCGCCTCTTCAAATGTTCTCCCGGTATTGCCCAGCACACAAGTTCCTTGACAAAGAGTCCGAGACAGAAAATTATATCGATCTGGTACAATACGCGGTGGGACAGGACAATGTGGATCTACTGGTCTTTTTGCTTCAGCTGGGACGAGAGCTTACAGAAAGGGACAAGACGGTCGAACCCGGGGTTCATAATTTCGGCGCCCGTGCTTTTCCGATTGCTATCAGAAAGGGCCATCTAGGCTGCCTTGAGGCTATTGTCAAGTATACTGGCACAGGCCTTCCTGTCGACAATCTGCTTCAGAAGTGTGGTATCGACGTTAAGGAGAAACCGAAATATTATCAAGGATTGACTATACGTGGGAAGAAAAGGGCGGATTGGGCCGCTGCAGGAAGAGGATTGCCCATATCACCGGAAGACCAAGAGACGCCTTTACTCACAGCGGCGCATTCAGGGTCAATGGCCAGTGTGGAATGGTTTCTCAGCCCAGACTCGGCCAGAGCTTACGTTGAGTTTATAGAAACAAATAAGCAGGTGGACAAATTGAGGCTCTTATCACAGTCGGTGGAAGACCTGGAGAGGCCCGTGCTGAACTGGCTTCAGGGCAAGA ACAACTATCTTCTGCATTGTGCCGTACTCTCAAAACCTACACCGGAATCATGCCAACTAGTTGAAAGCCTTGCTAAGCGCCTTCCGCAGTTTATGGAGACCAAATCAGCTGCAGGGCATACGCCCTTGGCGCTTGCATTCTCCCTCGGTAATTCAGACTTCGCCAACATTCTTATCAGGGCCGGCGCCAATCAGACAGTTCGTGATCGTCATGGCAACAACTTGATTCACTTAATGCTATGTGACATCAATGGCAATGCTCGAAAAGAGCCTGGCAATGTAGAGAGGCTTCTTTCCCTGCTCGATCCCCGGTTGATCCCATCGTTGCTGACGGAGCGGTCCTCCGATGACCCGGGATCGTTGACGCCACTTGCTCGTTGGATGCATAAGAGTTATCAGGCATGGTCGAGGGCATCAAGCGGATGGGAATCCGACCGTGGGCAAGAGACAGAAGACCAGCTGGCCATTATCCGCTGTTTCCTCGAGTTTGCCCAGTCAACGGGCCAAAAGCATTTAGATATGTTTGACGGTACAGGAAACACCCCGGTTCATGAAGCCGTCAAGCATCAATGTCCCAGGATATTTGAGGCTATGATCGGATACCGtcctgatcttcttcaccgcGAGAATGCTACCGGTAGCACACCCCTGGAATTGGCTACCGACAATTGGGTCTCTGAAGCCACGTCCAATCCGCCACAAATCCTATCCGACAGAGGGCAGTACGAGCCGGAACACACGCAGAGTGCATGCATTTTGGACCGGAAACCCGAGTCATACCTTCCTGGGTACCCGGATAGGCCAGAGAGTGAGCGGCAAACATTATATAGACTTGCCTGCGAACGAGCCCGCACGCAGTCGCGTAAACGGAAGCTGGTGAGCTTGAACGAAGCGAATGAGGTGGCTAAGCGACTTGCTACGCGACAGACTAGAGCGGCGTCTACTACCGAGGAGAGCGATATTGTGAGCCGGTGGTATCACTAG
- the PUS1_3 gene encoding F-box protein (COG:J;~EggNog:ENOG410PGFR;~InterPro:IPR001810,IPR036047;~PFAM:PF00646;~go_function: GO:0005515 - protein binding [Evidence IEA]) has protein sequence MMGFNNLLPRRPATSSTPFFYLHDGSFSSKMSASPYMADPLTVLPPEIVLRVVEFLPVSAVASLTAVSKPWHQFIDITHREAIYSSESKTAQPPGGARDFLFLSDSTTSFTKLFENPTSWKDLCKRQKLLARNWAAERPVTRESVLQVGNNPVWRFRADFKRRFFISTSHAGGLNVTDMDTGKILWRLPSTLERDEGSVRPYAHLEYQDGMAVFDREGDALEVWQADQEGAKRGEFRRIAILDHNCQTRGFQLSYWTLCVVSTQGQGFVYDMTQRPPMLTTHISIENDAVGHLDQSADAVIYSMGPRGYHVYNKATGEFLGALQPFRCTDMYHILPPVATSPSAIAALAAAARHGPTQQMVALSKPRKDCLVPIELSKGPLPPPTDFEHVRHGDDEWGAGMLHGDLFVGFSRAGRVFVCSNWRKALQTENGISEHGSLIECESDGSNFDLGGWLSVRNHRVMFEIQDRIYVVALDDDDKIQNVNNPARASYSLLTSSVPQLAVPVSFMALYDDAIMTTYTTLGFRQHNADIPDDDQDEGPARIFPTKAIRIVSLAPDLSDGKSVPVDDQQATGEGLWSSEPRQRRTEDNWRSQAGLLQLVSLLGDELDDEDEAEMEALARENEEEWEDLEDDDFDDHDHHHEGDEESEPESTREHGTA, from the exons ATGATGGGCTTCAacaatcttcttccccgcaggcctgcaacttcttcaactccctTCTTCTATTTGCATGACggttctttctcttccaagATGTCTGCCTCCCCATACATGGCAGATCCTCTTACCGTTTTACCACCCGAGATTGTCCTGCGCGTTGTGGAATTTCTTCCAGTCTCCGCTGTAGCGTCGCTGACCGCCGTCTCCAAGCCCTGGCACCAATTTATTGACATCACCCATCGAGAAGCCATCTACAGTTCCGAATCGAAAACCGCCCAACCTCCAGGAGGCGCCCGcgactttttatttttgtcgGACAGTACCACATCATTTACCAAACTGTTTGAAAATCCTACATCATGGAAAGATCTATGCAAGCGCCAGAAGCTGCTCGCCCGCAATTGGGCCGCTGAGCGCCCAGTGACCCGCGAGTCGGTGCTTCAAGTGGGCAACAATCCTGTCTGGCGGTTCCGAGCAGACTTTAAGCGCCGGTTCTTCATTTCCACGTCACATGCGGGTGGGCTGAATGTTACGGATATGGATACGGGCAAAATTCTATGGCGGCTGCCCTCCACGCTGGAACGTGATGAGGGTTCGGTTCGCCCGTATGCTCATCTGGAGTATCAGGACGGAATGGCGGTCTTTGACCGTGAGGGAGATGCACTTGAGGTCTGGCAGGCTGATCAGGAGGGTGCCAAGCGTGGAGAGTTTCGGCGCATCGCAATCCTAGACCACAATTGTCAGACAAGAGGCTTCCAGTTGTCGTACTGGACGCTGTGTGTGGTTTCGACACAGGGACAAGGCTTTGTGTATGATATGACGCAGCGACCTCCGATGCTGACGACACACATCTCCATCGAGAATGATGCCGTCGGTCATTTGGATCAAAGTGCGGACGCTGTCATCTACTCTATGGGCCCCCGAGGCTATCACGTCTACAACAAGGCGACCGGCGAGTTCCTAGGCGCACTGCAGCCGTTCCGTTGCACAGACATGTACCACATCCTTCCACCGGTTGCTACCTCCCCATCTGCGATCGCTGCactagctgctgctgcgcgaCACGGTCCGACTCAGCAAATGGTCGCCCTTAGCAAGCCTCGCAAAGATTGCCTGGTGCCAATTGAGCTCTCCAAGGGTCCCCTTCCGCCGCCGACCGACTTTGAGCATGTGAGACATGGTGACGACGAATGGGGTGCTGGTATGCTCCACGGTGACCTGTTTGTTGGGTTTTCCCGCGCTGGTCGTGTCTTTGTATGCTCCAACTGGCGGAAGGCCCTACAGACCGAGAACGGGATTTCAGAACATGGCTCTCTCATCGAATGCGAGTCGGACGGATCCAATTTTGACCTAGGCGGCTGGTTGTCTGTGCGCAACCACCGCGTGATGTTTGAGATACAGGATCGGATCTATGTCGTCGCTcttgacgatgacgacaagATTCAGAACGTTAATAACCCAGCTCGGGCTTCCTACTCTCTCCTCACTAGCTCGGTGCCACAGCTTGCCGTGCCGGTCAGTTTCATGGCGTTGTATGATGATGCGATCATGACTACCTACACT ACTCTCGGTTTCCGTCAACATAATGCTGATATTCCAGACGATGATCAGGACGAGGGGCCTGCTCGCATCTTTCCCACCAAAGCCATCCGCATTGTCAGCCTAGCGCCCGATCTCTCCGACGGCAAGTCTGTTCCCGTCGATGACCAACAGGCGACAGGCGAAGGACTCTGGAGCTCCGAACCACGTCAACGGCGGACTGAAGACAACTGGCGCTCACAGGCAGGGCTTTTGCAGTTAGTCAGCCTTCTCGGGGATGAgctcgacgacgaagacgaggccGAGATGGAG